In Sodalis ligni, a single genomic region encodes these proteins:
- a CDS encoding sugar ABC transporter ATP-binding protein has translation MEHNLLAVNHLGKRYGRTLVLDDLSLLIPANKVVAVIGENGAGKSTLMDIISGIVPPTSGEMLARGRPYQPGNYRAALGEGVSRVFQEQSLVANVPVYENLLLGEEARFTRAGQWLDKRKMIAAAEGIVEASGFDIDVRKRTGDYDFSKRQAIEIARACLTPSLLRGVSQPLILLDEPTSALDRRDEEIFFRLVAQVRLQGSLLFVSHRLSEVMSHADIICVLKDGRLVATLSPGETDESGLHRLMVGRERSADHYYQQRQEDVSANPIRLETRRLAQSGSFQDVSLRVRAGEVLGIGGLLDSGKSALGKAVAGITPPDDGEVSLEGQSTRRPDIRRFIRQGLGYIPAERLTDGLIARFSVAWNFSLAGGGDLFAGRLGLWRLRREQRDVQRYIEQLRIRSATPVLACSRLSGGNQQKVVLARWLCRSPRVLVLDNPTRGVDAGSKEEIYRIIRELTQQGVAILLITDELLELIGLSNRILIMRRGRVVKELAAPPDQKPGERDIIPWMLPDGASRPNEPSAFPLQGAGYAN, from the coding sequence ATGGAGCATAATCTGCTCGCCGTGAACCATCTGGGCAAACGCTATGGCCGCACCCTGGTGCTGGATGACTTGTCGCTGCTCATTCCCGCCAATAAAGTGGTGGCGGTGATCGGTGAAAACGGCGCCGGCAAATCCACGTTAATGGACATCATCAGCGGCATCGTGCCGCCGACGTCGGGGGAGATGCTGGCGCGGGGGCGCCCGTATCAGCCAGGCAATTACCGCGCCGCCCTGGGCGAAGGCGTGTCGCGGGTGTTCCAGGAGCAATCGCTTGTCGCCAATGTGCCGGTCTATGAGAATCTGTTGCTGGGTGAAGAGGCGCGTTTTACCCGCGCAGGGCAATGGCTGGATAAACGGAAAATGATCGCGGCCGCCGAGGGGATCGTCGAGGCATCGGGTTTTGATATCGATGTGCGCAAACGCACCGGCGATTATGATTTTTCCAAACGCCAGGCCATTGAAATCGCCCGCGCCTGTTTAACCCCGTCGCTGTTACGCGGCGTCAGCCAGCCGCTTATCCTGCTGGATGAACCTACCTCCGCCCTGGACCGGCGCGATGAGGAGATATTTTTCCGCCTGGTGGCGCAGGTCAGGCTACAGGGTTCGCTGCTGTTCGTTTCACATCGTCTGAGCGAGGTGATGAGCCATGCCGACATTATCTGCGTGCTGAAGGACGGCAGGCTGGTGGCGACGCTCTCCCCCGGCGAGACCGATGAGAGCGGCCTGCACCGGCTGATGGTGGGCCGGGAGCGGTCGGCGGATCACTATTACCAGCAGCGGCAGGAGGACGTCAGCGCGAATCCGATACGGCTGGAAACCCGCCGGCTGGCTCAGTCGGGGTCGTTCCAGGATGTTTCCCTACGGGTGCGGGCCGGCGAGGTGCTGGGCATCGGCGGACTGCTGGATTCCGGTAAAAGCGCGCTGGGCAAAGCGGTGGCCGGCATTACCCCGCCGGATGACGGCGAGGTGAGCCTTGAGGGGCAATCAACGCGGCGCCCCGACATCAGGCGTTTTATCCGTCAGGGCCTGGGCTATATCCCGGCGGAACGGCTTACCGACGGTTTGATTGCCCGTTTTTCCGTGGCCTGGAATTTCTCGCTGGCCGGCGGCGGCGACCTGTTTGCCGGCCGGCTGGGGCTGTGGCGTCTGCGCCGGGAACAGCGGGACGTTCAGCGCTATATCGAGCAACTGCGGATTCGTTCCGCGACGCCGGTGCTGGCATGCTCTCGTCTTTCCGGCGGCAATCAGCAAAAGGTGGTGCTGGCGCGCTGGCTGTGCCGCAGCCCGAGGGTGCTGGTGTTGGATAACCCGACCCGCGGGGTGGACGCCGGCTCGAAAGAGGAGATTTACCGGATTATCCGCGAACTTACCCAACAGGGCGTCGCCATCCTGCTGATTACCGATGAACTGCTGGAATTGATCGGTTTGTCCAATCGCATCCTGATCATGCGCCGCGGCCGGGTGGTGAAAGAGCTGGCGGCGCCTCCCGACCAAAAGCCGGGGGAGCGCGACATCATCCCCTGGATGTTGCCGGACGGCGCCTCCCGTCCCAACGAACCTTCCGCTTTTCCTCTTCAAGGAGCCGGTTATGCAAACTGA
- a CDS encoding sugar ABC transporter substrate-binding protein produces the protein MAWRLDPRNFPDFTQKKIIDKHLDRLDTHGVSRRDFLTLASAGAVAAATASLTLGFPSAAVAAPSGKLAYLSFNVNEYNVQTDKAFQAASREFGLPYAFLDGQNDGQRQVNQFEEQTVAGAIGAVFNLADGSSLRRVSSLAQQNKLFFGNFWNTLPWFTPFDASEYYTLYAVPEEFEAHRAVTVELLRTVTEKFGGGDIVAVTGIDGYVSDIARSRGRDDAFKDFPKTRLVDKLPGKWNREDGLKATDDLLTRNKNVVGIVAQNDDIAQGVLAALRARGLRPGEDVLVVGADGTTEGVKSIIGGSQLATSANSPAYAAALFTARIYDVTHGWTPRASERVLNWQSLNLTRRNADIYRSRFVDNNGVAPFDYRRLSHVLHPSDWDPQAHVYPINLEKEWTGIPKPAGYQLPKEYTDARDNGEFERVRAEYADHYKIKFDGPSPNVKS, from the coding sequence ATGGCATGGCGTTTAGATCCGCGCAATTTTCCCGATTTCACGCAAAAGAAAATCATCGATAAGCATCTGGACCGGCTGGATACCCATGGCGTGTCCAGGCGCGATTTCCTGACCCTGGCATCCGCCGGCGCGGTGGCCGCCGCCACCGCCAGCCTGACGCTGGGATTTCCATCGGCGGCCGTGGCGGCCCCCAGCGGGAAGCTGGCCTATCTCTCCTTTAACGTCAACGAATACAACGTGCAGACCGATAAGGCATTCCAGGCGGCCAGCCGTGAGTTCGGCCTGCCTTACGCTTTCCTGGACGGGCAAAACGACGGTCAGCGCCAGGTGAATCAATTTGAAGAGCAAACCGTGGCTGGGGCAATCGGGGCGGTATTCAACCTGGCTGACGGCAGTTCGCTGCGGCGGGTATCGAGCCTGGCGCAGCAAAATAAGCTTTTTTTCGGCAATTTCTGGAATACGCTGCCGTGGTTTACGCCTTTCGACGCCAGTGAGTATTACACCCTGTATGCCGTGCCCGAAGAGTTCGAAGCCCACCGCGCGGTGACGGTGGAGCTGCTGCGCACCGTCACCGAGAAATTCGGCGGCGGCGATATCGTGGCGGTGACCGGCATTGACGGTTATGTATCGGACATCGCCCGAAGCCGGGGCCGGGACGATGCCTTCAAAGACTTTCCGAAAACGCGGCTGGTGGACAAACTGCCGGGTAAGTGGAACCGCGAAGACGGTCTGAAGGCTACCGACGATTTGCTGACGCGCAATAAAAACGTGGTGGGCATCGTGGCGCAAAATGACGATATCGCCCAGGGGGTACTGGCGGCTCTGCGCGCCCGCGGCCTGCGTCCGGGCGAAGATGTCTTGGTAGTGGGCGCCGACGGCACCACCGAAGGGGTGAAATCCATTATCGGCGGCAGCCAGCTTGCCACTAGCGCCAATAGCCCCGCCTATGCGGCGGCATTGTTTACCGCTCGCATCTACGACGTTACGCACGGTTGGACGCCGCGCGCTTCGGAGCGGGTGCTTAACTGGCAATCGCTGAACCTGACCCGGCGCAACGCGGACATTTATCGTAGCCGTTTTGTCGACAACAACGGCGTGGCGCCTTTTGACTATAGGCGTCTCTCCCATGTGCTGCACCCAAGCGATTGGGATCCCCAGGCGCATGTTTACCCCATCAACCTGGAAAAGGAGTGGACCGGCATTCCCAAGCCGGCGGGTTATCAATTGCCGAAAGAGTATACGGATGCGCGTGATAACGGCGAGTTTGAGCGCGTGCGGGCGGAGTATGCCGATCATTACAAGATCAAGTTTGACGGACCGTCCCCCAATGTTAAAAGCTGA
- a CDS encoding LysR substrate-binding domain-containing protein, which yields MKKTEQYGYAPNDLIPPTALADDPPLRAVRAFEAIARLGSVTAAAHELDISPSAVSHQLKILEAFLQMPLTERQGRNLILRTEGREYYRSIRSAFNVLRQATEHVREQSASRQVTISLIPLFGMGWFIPRMSGFLQENPDIDINVVYANHRNYPSDAADISIRFGAGQWPGYRCQKLMSGEMIPVCSRGFIKWHGLIDTPDQLSAMPLLHDEERNTWMAWFQSIGVKRPLRSSGPLFEDGLLTLAAVQSGLGCALMREPLIAPYLLSGELVKLSDHAIDDGRDYYLCVRQDSELSKEGVNLQNWLVKEAQR from the coding sequence ATGAAAAAAACAGAACAATATGGATATGCACCGAACGACCTTATCCCGCCGACGGCCTTGGCCGACGATCCCCCTTTACGGGCCGTCCGGGCATTCGAGGCCATCGCGCGTTTGGGCAGTGTCACCGCCGCTGCCCATGAACTGGACATCTCACCCTCCGCCGTCAGCCACCAGCTCAAAATTCTGGAAGCCTTTTTGCAAATGCCGCTGACGGAACGGCAAGGGCGCAATCTTATCTTACGTACAGAAGGGCGCGAATATTATCGTTCCATACGCTCCGCCTTTAACGTGTTACGCCAGGCCACGGAGCATGTCAGGGAGCAATCCGCCTCCCGGCAGGTGACCATCAGCCTGATACCGCTGTTCGGCATGGGCTGGTTTATCCCCCGCATGAGCGGTTTTTTGCAGGAAAATCCCGACATTGATATTAACGTTGTCTATGCCAACCATCGCAACTACCCAAGCGACGCGGCGGATATTTCCATCCGCTTCGGCGCGGGCCAGTGGCCGGGATATCGCTGCCAAAAATTGATGTCGGGGGAGATGATTCCGGTTTGCAGCCGGGGCTTTATCAAGTGGCATGGCCTGATAGATACGCCGGATCAGCTCTCAGCCATGCCGTTGCTCCATGATGAAGAGCGCAACACCTGGATGGCATGGTTCCAGAGCATCGGCGTCAAACGGCCGCTGCGCAGTTCCGGACCGTTGTTCGAGGACGGCCTGCTGACCCTGGCCGCTGTGCAATCAGGGTTGGGCTGCGCACTGATGCGCGAGCCTCTGATCGCGCCATATCTGCTGTCGGGAGAGCTGGTGAAATTATCGGACCATGCCATCGACGACGGGCGCGATTATTATCTCTGCGTCAGGCAAGACAGCGAGCTATCAAAGGAAGGGGTGAATTTGCAAAATTGGCTGGTCAAAGAGGCGCAGCGATAA
- a CDS encoding branched-chain amino acid ABC transporter permease: MDTFIQQAINGLTLGSIYALMALGYTMVYGILRIINFAHGDLLMVGALSALSVVTFLQRHFPGLPVYVLLLLAVLLSMAVCALVAMAIERLAYRRLRHAPRLAPLISGIGVSLLLQTLAMIIWSRNPLMFPQLLPMDPIPLTRGDGTHAPAVITVTGIATLVIACLVMAGLLLLVEHSRLGRAMRATAENPQVAGLMGINPDRIITLTFAIGGTFAALAGVMMASNYGNAGFSMGFLPGIKAFTAAVLGGIGNIRGAMLGGLLLGLIESLGAGYLGELTKGNFGSNYQDIFAFIVLIAVLIFRPSGLLGERVANRA, from the coding sequence ATGGATACCTTTATCCAGCAAGCCATTAACGGGCTCACCCTCGGCAGCATTTATGCGCTGATGGCGCTCGGCTATACCATGGTGTACGGCATCCTGCGCATCATCAACTTTGCCCATGGCGATCTGCTGATGGTGGGGGCGCTCAGCGCACTGTCCGTCGTGACATTTCTTCAGCGCCATTTTCCCGGCCTGCCGGTTTATGTCCTGCTGCTGCTGGCGGTGTTGCTGTCGATGGCGGTATGCGCGCTGGTGGCTATGGCAATCGAACGCCTGGCCTATCGCCGCTTACGCCATGCTCCCCGCCTGGCGCCGCTGATCAGCGGCATCGGCGTGTCACTGCTGCTGCAAACCCTGGCGATGATTATCTGGTCGCGCAATCCGCTGATGTTTCCACAGCTCCTGCCGATGGATCCCATCCCCCTGACCCGAGGCGACGGGACGCATGCGCCGGCGGTCATCACCGTTACCGGTATCGCCACGCTGGTTATCGCCTGCCTGGTGATGGCCGGTCTTTTGCTGTTGGTGGAACATAGCCGCCTGGGCCGCGCCATGCGCGCAACGGCGGAGAATCCGCAGGTCGCCGGCCTGATGGGTATCAATCCCGACCGCATTATTACCCTCACCTTTGCCATCGGCGGGACATTCGCCGCGCTGGCTGGCGTCATGATGGCCAGCAACTACGGCAACGCCGGTTTTTCCATGGGTTTCCTGCCGGGGATAAAAGCCTTTACCGCCGCGGTACTGGGCGGTATCGGCAATATTCGCGGCGCCATGCTCGGCGGCCTGCTGCTCGGCTTGATCGAATCCCTGGGAGCCGGTTATCTCGGCGAGCTCACCAAAGGTAACTTCGGCAGCAACTATCAAGACATATTCGCTTTTATTGTACTGATCGCCGTGCTGATTTTCAGGCCTTCCGGACTGTTGGGCGAACGCGTCGCCAATCGCGCCTAG
- a CDS encoding ABC transporter permease subunit, translating to MTTLNTFFPASRRRAHLGMWLFVAGLALAPLLIGPSGGNYWIRVVDFALLYIMLALGLNIVVGFTGLLDMGFIAFYAIGAYLAALLSSPHLTTQFPQLLQYFPQGLHLSVIIVVPLAALLAASFGILLGAPTLRLRGDYLAIVTLGFGEIIRILMRNLDRPVNITNGPKGISGIDPASLFGLRFSGMYQWFGVRVSSLYLYYYLFAALILFIMFMCIRLQHSRIGRAWTAIREDEEAARTMGINTRNFKLLAFAMGAAFGGIAGAMFAAFQGFVSPESFSLQESIAVLAMVVLGGMGHIPGVILGALLLSALPEFLRSSTGPLQQALFGQVIIDPEIIRQLFYGLALILVMLFRPAGLWPTRHHGEKHP from the coding sequence ATGACAACCCTCAATACTTTTTTCCCGGCTTCCCGCCGGCGCGCGCACCTCGGCATGTGGCTGTTTGTCGCCGGCCTGGCGCTGGCCCCGCTGCTGATAGGTCCGTCCGGGGGGAATTACTGGATCCGCGTGGTGGACTTCGCCCTGCTCTATATCATGCTGGCCCTCGGCCTGAATATCGTGGTGGGTTTCACCGGCCTGCTGGATATGGGCTTTATCGCCTTTTACGCTATCGGCGCATACCTTGCCGCGCTGCTCTCCTCGCCGCATTTGACCACGCAGTTTCCGCAGCTGCTGCAGTATTTTCCCCAGGGGCTCCATTTGTCGGTGATCATTGTCGTTCCCCTGGCGGCTCTGCTCGCGGCATCATTCGGCATTTTGCTCGGCGCGCCGACGCTGCGCCTGCGCGGCGATTATCTGGCGATTGTGACGCTCGGCTTCGGTGAAATCATCCGTATTCTGATGCGCAATCTTGACCGCCCGGTGAACATTACCAACGGACCGAAAGGTATTTCAGGCATCGACCCGGCCTCGCTGTTCGGCCTTAGGTTCTCCGGCATGTATCAGTGGTTCGGCGTGCGCGTCTCATCCCTTTATCTCTATTACTACCTGTTTGCCGCGCTGATTCTGTTCATCATGTTTATGTGCATTCGACTGCAGCACTCGCGCATCGGCCGCGCCTGGACGGCCATTCGCGAAGACGAGGAAGCCGCGCGGACCATGGGTATCAATACCCGTAACTTTAAACTGCTGGCCTTCGCCATGGGCGCCGCCTTCGGCGGCATCGCCGGCGCGATGTTCGCCGCCTTCCAGGGCTTCGTTTCCCCCGAATCCTTTTCGCTACAGGAATCCATCGCCGTGCTGGCAATGGTGGTTCTCGGCGGGATGGGCCATATTCCCGGGGTTATTCTCGGCGCGCTGCTGCTGTCCGCGCTGCCGGAATTTTTACGCAGCAGCACCGGCCCGTTGCAGCAGGCGCTGTTTGGCCAGGTAATCATCGACCCGGAAATCATCCGCCAGCTGTTTTACGGGCTGGCATTGATTTTGGTGATGCTCTTTCGCCCGGCCGGGCTATGGCCGACCCGCCATCACGGGGAAAAGCATCCATGA
- a CDS encoding ABC transporter ATP-binding protein, translated as MTPLLALRNVSKRFGGLVAVDDVNVTVNQGEIYGLIGPNGAGKTTLFNLITGLYRADRGVFALAGMPYRPHDIEKVTRAGIARTFQNLRLFNDMSVHENVMVGRHVRTRNGLWAAISHHRRAREEEAQTHERAYELLEYVGISQFAHYRAGSLSYGHQRRLEIARALATDPLLLAVDEPAAGMNAAEKVDLRHLLMRIRDDGKTLLLIEHDVKLVMGICDRLTVLDYGKVIAEGAPETVRREPAVIQAYLGGNAHV; from the coding sequence ATGACACCCCTCCTGGCCTTACGAAACGTCAGCAAGCGCTTTGGCGGACTGGTGGCGGTGGATGACGTCAATGTGACCGTCAACCAAGGGGAGATTTACGGCCTTATCGGTCCCAACGGCGCCGGGAAAACCACCCTTTTTAATCTGATTACCGGACTATACCGGGCGGATCGGGGGGTATTTGCACTGGCGGGCATGCCTTACCGGCCCCATGACATTGAAAAAGTCACCCGGGCGGGAATTGCCCGCACCTTTCAGAATCTGCGCTTATTCAATGACATGAGCGTTCATGAAAACGTGATGGTAGGCAGGCATGTGCGCACGCGCAATGGGTTATGGGCCGCCATCAGCCACCACCGGCGCGCGCGGGAAGAAGAAGCGCAGACCCACGAACGGGCCTACGAGCTGCTGGAGTATGTCGGCATCAGCCAATTCGCCCACTACCGCGCCGGCTCTCTTTCTTATGGACACCAGCGCCGGCTGGAGATCGCCCGCGCGCTGGCCACCGATCCGCTTCTCCTGGCGGTGGATGAACCCGCCGCCGGCATGAATGCCGCGGAAAAAGTCGATCTGAGACACCTGCTGATGCGCATCCGTGATGACGGCAAAACCCTGCTGCTGATTGAACATGACGTCAAACTGGTGATGGGGATCTGCGACCGGCTCACCGTGCTCGATTACGGCAAGGTGATAGCGGAAGGCGCGCCGGAGACGGTGCGCCGGGAACCGGCGGTAATCCAGGCATATCTGGGAGGGAACGCTCATGTCTGA
- a CDS encoding ABC transporter ATP-binding protein has protein sequence MSDPLLSVRGLTVSYGGIHAVKGVDFDVADGEQVTLIGANGAGKTSSLRAVTGLQDFRGEILFAGKSIRGVPPYHLLKQGLVMVPEGRGIFARMTVLENLQIGAYLRRDGNGVKRDLAEIYRIFPRLKERLSQPAGLLSGGEQQMLAMGRALLGKPRLLILDEPSMGLAPIMVEAIFSVIHRIGGQGVTLLLVEQNARLALQATHRAYVLDSGLISHSGKSGDMLDDARIRQAYLGE, from the coding sequence ATGTCTGACCCACTGCTTTCCGTACGGGGATTAACCGTTTCCTATGGCGGGATCCATGCGGTCAAGGGAGTCGATTTTGACGTCGCCGACGGGGAGCAGGTGACCCTGATTGGCGCCAACGGCGCGGGTAAGACCTCAAGCCTCAGGGCCGTGACCGGGCTGCAGGACTTTCGCGGCGAGATCCTGTTCGCCGGGAAATCCATTCGCGGTGTACCGCCTTATCATTTGCTAAAGCAGGGATTGGTCATGGTGCCGGAAGGCCGGGGAATTTTCGCCCGCATGACCGTACTGGAGAATTTGCAAATCGGCGCGTACCTGCGCCGCGACGGCAACGGCGTCAAACGCGATTTGGCGGAAATTTATCGCATATTCCCACGCCTTAAGGAGCGCCTTTCACAACCGGCCGGCCTGCTGTCGGGAGGCGAACAGCAAATGCTGGCCATGGGCCGGGCCCTGCTCGGCAAACCGCGCCTGCTGATTTTAGACGAGCCCTCGATGGGGCTGGCGCCGATCATGGTTGAGGCCATTTTTTCGGTCATCCACCGCATCGGCGGACAGGGCGTAACGCTGCTGCTGGTGGAGCAAAATGCCCGCCTGGCGCTGCAAGCCACCCACCGCGCCTACGTGTTGGATAGCGGCTTGATAAGCCACAGCGGCAAGTCCGGGGACATGCTGGACGACGCCAGGATCCGGCAGGCCTATCTGGGGGAATAA
- a CDS encoding branched-chain amino acid ABC transporter substrate-binding protein codes for MKNTFSKLALASLVLAAFNSAAANGETVLIGLAGPLTGPSARIGKDLENGAQLAITDANNKKPVIDGKAVTFKLVSEDDQSDPRTAVAVVQRLVDEGVVGVVGHWNTGTSIPAARIYHDAGIAQVAPVATGHAYTQQGFDTSFRVMGHDDDGGNDAGQYAVNVLKAKRIAVLDDRTAFGQGLADEFIKSLKAQGVDIIDREYIDDKTVDFSAVLTNIRSKNADLIFFGGVDSQAAPLARRIKQLGLPATLMGAGGFVSQTFLTLAQKEGEGVVALEPGLPIDKMPGGKAFEQAYIDRYKTHIELHAPFAYDATSVLIDAIEQADSTDPAKYLPKLRAIKHQGVTGIIAFDGQGNLLNPTFTVYRVTNGKWVPQSVLGGAAGH; via the coding sequence ATGAAAAATACCTTTAGCAAACTGGCGCTGGCATCTTTGGTTTTAGCCGCCTTCAACAGCGCGGCGGCGAACGGCGAAACCGTCCTGATCGGCCTTGCCGGGCCCCTCACCGGCCCTTCCGCCCGAATCGGCAAGGATTTGGAGAATGGCGCGCAGTTAGCCATCACCGACGCCAATAATAAAAAACCGGTAATTGACGGTAAGGCCGTGACCTTCAAGCTGGTATCGGAAGATGACCAGTCCGATCCGCGCACCGCCGTTGCCGTAGTGCAACGCCTGGTGGACGAAGGCGTGGTGGGGGTGGTTGGGCATTGGAATACCGGGACCAGTATTCCGGCGGCCCGGATTTACCATGACGCGGGCATTGCCCAGGTGGCGCCGGTCGCCACCGGCCATGCCTATACCCAACAGGGTTTTGACACCAGTTTCCGCGTCATGGGCCACGATGACGACGGCGGCAATGATGCCGGGCAATACGCGGTAAACGTGTTGAAAGCCAAACGTATTGCCGTTCTCGACGATCGTACCGCCTTCGGCCAAGGCCTGGCCGACGAATTCATCAAGTCCCTTAAGGCACAGGGAGTAGATATTATCGATCGCGAGTATATCGATGATAAGACCGTTGATTTCAGCGCCGTTCTCACCAATATCCGCAGTAAAAACGCCGATCTGATCTTTTTCGGCGGCGTGGACTCGCAGGCGGCGCCGCTCGCCAGGCGCATTAAACAGCTCGGGCTGCCCGCCACGCTGATGGGCGCGGGCGGCTTTGTCAGCCAGACCTTCCTGACGCTGGCGCAAAAAGAGGGGGAAGGGGTGGTGGCGCTGGAGCCAGGCCTGCCCATTGATAAAATGCCGGGGGGCAAAGCATTCGAACAGGCCTATATCGACCGCTACAAGACCCATATAGAACTGCACGCCCCGTTTGCTTATGACGCCACCAGCGTGCTGATTGACGCTATAGAACAGGCCGACTCCACCGATCCGGCGAAATACCTGCCGAAACTGCGCGCCATCAAACATCAGGGCGTCACCGGAATCATTGCGTTTGATGGCCAGGGCAACCTGCTCAATCCCACATTCACCGTTTATCGGGTGACTAACGGCAAATGGGTGCCGCAAAGCGTACTGGGCGGCGCCGCCGGCCACTGA
- a CDS encoding L-2-amino-thiazoline-4-carboxylic acid hydrolase: protein MSCQHSCQQHSGQHHSGQHRNDLGILARRRIEAEIIKPIYEILVRDFGKARAQEVIGEAVENAAIAAGKDFARREPAGADIQSFVALQYLWEKDDALEVKILSSDDRHFDYDVHRCRYAEMYHEMGLGEIGHLLSCARDSKFIVGYAPEVKLTRTQTIMSGAPRCDFRYAVDKKDTGGGKHE, encoded by the coding sequence ATGTCCTGCCAACATTCCTGTCAGCAGCATTCCGGCCAACACCATTCCGGCCAACATAGAAACGACCTGGGCATATTGGCCCGTCGGCGCATCGAGGCCGAAATCATAAAACCCATTTATGAGATTCTGGTGCGCGACTTCGGCAAAGCCCGGGCGCAAGAGGTCATCGGCGAGGCCGTAGAGAACGCGGCCATCGCCGCCGGCAAGGATTTTGCCCGCCGCGAGCCGGCCGGCGCCGATATCCAAAGCTTTGTCGCCCTGCAGTACCTGTGGGAGAAAGACGATGCATTGGAGGTGAAAATACTCTCCAGCGATGATCGGCATTTTGACTATGACGTCCATCGCTGCCGCTATGCCGAGATGTACCATGAGATGGGGCTGGGGGAAATCGGCCACCTGCTCTCCTGCGCCCGGGACAGCAAGTTTATCGTCGGCTATGCCCCCGAGGTCAAACTGACCCGCACGCAAACCATCATGTCCGGGGCGCCGCGCTGTGACTTTCGCTATGCGGTGGACAAAAAAGACACAGGGGGCGGCAAGCATGAGTAA